Proteins from a genomic interval of Candidatus Nanopelagicales bacterium:
- a CDS encoding heparinase II/III family protein: MNSPSRRVLGSVVALGAGLALLTAPPVAQAAPAQPTVAVSAVTSPVPQSEWCARPLSRLELYRGSSRFDPPGTLTLLDETQPIDLNTFEIGTSPFVDVSRVMWYRSLLWLAVAAVDFQEQGRNDLAEQMAVPAIRAARNFPDPGSATPELTDLSNSIGWDEGTTFRRAEALLCLSSYTGAERIRDLLTMHAEALVDPNRYKGPPQREVHNHGMLANLVLLDLAKRLDRPDYRQIAIDRLINDSAQVFSSNGWSYEGSTLYQSVNVVGWREVADDLRNRGYAAEAAAIDQRVNQAAEVLPHLVSPTGRIATIGNSRLDDAVRQPDPNPARPLQFVDSGAGVAMGRWSWTDTNTTYWTALNRDRRGAHGHDDNQAITWQSQGLPVLVDPGQYDYDASTDLTDWLKSNVAHNRAMPASKYKNDLKVRSLNVKRDGTLDTITMESSDNGPPQIREVLVDEARKSLEVIDSLTWGKRGRLTQYWHLAPEWTQASINGNQIIYNEPGGKVLVVTTSPGASVTPVASSLVAPYAGLIASGFKQVVAAPELRISADQSLSTTFQMFTSAAAIKALPELTVTPEPRNNKAMIRWAWPPEPDDKATKKEIAEYKALKKTLKSVRGFRVQLLDPSFGWRTVVADTKSATKLRAGARKLQNGTNYQVRVAAITKRGLGPYSEPVEVTPRTVPGAPLTPELAKYGKKYRLRWVAPESDGGSRITGYVVKAGSEEVEAKKAGVTLPELPKGPATIVVQAVNEAGSGAPLRVKVTVAKNGAVTLVE; this comes from the coding sequence GTGAACTCCCCCAGCAGACGTGTCCTCGGCAGCGTCGTCGCGCTTGGCGCTGGACTGGCCCTCCTGACCGCACCCCCAGTAGCTCAGGCAGCCCCAGCCCAGCCCACCGTGGCCGTCTCGGCTGTGACGAGTCCCGTGCCTCAGTCGGAGTGGTGTGCCCGCCCGCTCAGCCGGCTGGAGTTGTACCGCGGAAGTTCCCGGTTCGATCCGCCCGGCACCCTGACCCTGCTGGACGAGACTCAGCCGATCGACCTGAACACCTTCGAGATCGGCACTTCGCCGTTCGTCGACGTCTCCCGCGTCATGTGGTACCGCTCCTTGCTCTGGCTGGCGGTGGCTGCCGTCGACTTCCAGGAGCAAGGTCGCAACGACCTGGCCGAACAGATGGCCGTGCCCGCGATCCGAGCCGCCCGCAACTTCCCCGACCCCGGCAGCGCCACCCCGGAGTTGACCGACCTGTCGAACTCGATCGGCTGGGACGAAGGGACCACCTTCCGGCGGGCGGAGGCGTTGCTGTGTCTGTCCAGCTACACGGGAGCCGAGCGCATCCGCGACCTTCTGACGATGCATGCCGAAGCGCTCGTCGACCCGAACCGCTATAAGGGACCACCCCAGCGCGAGGTCCACAACCACGGCATGCTCGCCAACCTCGTCCTGCTCGATCTGGCCAAGCGGCTGGATCGCCCCGACTACCGCCAAATCGCGATCGATCGCCTGATCAACGACTCGGCCCAGGTGTTCAGCTCCAACGGCTGGTCCTACGAGGGGTCGACTCTCTACCAGTCGGTCAACGTCGTCGGCTGGCGCGAGGTGGCCGACGACCTGCGTAACCGCGGCTATGCCGCAGAGGCTGCCGCCATCGACCAGCGGGTCAACCAGGCGGCGGAAGTGCTGCCGCACCTCGTGAGCCCCACTGGTCGCATCGCCACCATCGGTAACTCCCGGTTGGATGACGCGGTCCGCCAGCCCGATCCGAACCCGGCCCGTCCGCTCCAGTTCGTCGATTCCGGTGCCGGGGTGGCGATGGGTCGTTGGTCGTGGACCGACACCAACACGACCTACTGGACGGCACTGAACCGTGACCGGCGCGGAGCCCACGGTCACGACGACAACCAGGCCATCACCTGGCAGTCCCAAGGCTTGCCTGTCCTGGTCGACCCAGGTCAGTACGACTACGACGCCTCGACGGATCTCACCGACTGGCTGAAATCCAACGTCGCGCACAACCGGGCCATGCCGGCCAGCAAGTACAAGAACGACCTCAAGGTGCGCTCCCTGAACGTCAAGCGGGACGGCACCCTCGACACCATCACGATGGAGTCGTCCGACAACGGGCCGCCCCAGATCCGCGAGGTCCTGGTCGACGAGGCGCGCAAGTCCCTCGAGGTCATCGACAGCCTGACGTGGGGCAAGCGGGGCCGATTGACGCAGTACTGGCACCTGGCCCCCGAGTGGACCCAAGCCTCCATCAACGGCAATCAGATCATCTACAACGAGCCCGGTGGCAAGGTGCTCGTGGTCACCACCTCCCCCGGTGCTTCCGTCACGCCGGTCGCCTCGTCCCTGGTCGCGCCCTATGCCGGCCTCATCGCGAGCGGGTTCAAGCAGGTCGTCGCCGCACCGGAACTGCGCATCAGCGCCGACCAGAGCCTGAGCACCACCTTCCAGATGTTCACCAGTGCCGCTGCCATCAAGGCGTTGCCGGAGCTGACCGTGACGCCCGAACCGCGTAACAACAAGGCCATGATCCGATGGGCATGGCCTCCGGAGCCGGATGACAAGGCGACCAAGAAGGAGATCGCCGAGTACAAGGCGCTGAAGAAGACTCTGAAGTCCGTCCGTGGTTTCCGGGTTCAACTGCTCGACCCATCGTTCGGTTGGCGCACGGTCGTGGCCGACACCAAGTCGGCGACCAAGTTGCGTGCCGGGGCCCGGAAACTGCAGAACGGCACCAACTACCAGGTCCGGGTCGCGGCCATCACCAAGCGAGGCCTGGGGCCCTACTCCGAGCCCGTCGAGGTGACACCGCGCACAGTTCCCGGTGCACCACTGACGCCGGAACTCGCCAAGTACGGCAAGAAGTACCGGCTGCGGTGGGTCGCCCCGGAATCGGACGGTGGTAGCAGGATCACGGGCTATGTCGTCAAGGCCGGCAGCGAAGAGGTGGAGGCCAAGAAGGCCGGGGTCACCCTGCCGGAACTCCCCAAGGGGCCGGCCACCATCGTGGTGCAGGCGGTCAACGAAGCCGGGTCGGGCGCTCCCCTGCGGGTGAAGGTCACCGTGGCCAAGAACGGTGCCGTGACGCTGGTCGAGTGA
- a CDS encoding Gfo/Idh/MocA family oxidoreductase, which translates to MADLRAGLIGLGMMGRHHARVLRSLDGVELVAVADPVGDPHDVSADLEVRGDVDELLAADLDYCVIAVPTAFHHGIALQLAARGVAALIEKPLAATSAEAAEIVAAFGDAGVVGGVGHIERYNPALQQARARLESGDLGEVFQVSTRRTGPFPARIADVGVVKDLGTHDIDLTAWVTQQPFANVSARTAHRSGRPHEDLVAITGQLADGTVTNHLVNWLSPLKERVTTITGERGAFVADTISADLTFYANGLVPTTQWAQIAGFRGVTEGDVIRYSFPKPEPLRTEHEAFRDAVLGLRETTVSLAEGARTLAVAEAVLAAAATGETQQLVPGELSRS; encoded by the coding sequence ATGGCCGACTTGCGCGCCGGACTGATCGGTCTCGGCATGATGGGCCGCCACCACGCCCGTGTGTTGCGAAGCCTCGATGGCGTCGAACTGGTGGCAGTCGCGGACCCGGTGGGTGATCCCCACGACGTATCAGCCGATCTCGAAGTTCGCGGTGATGTGGATGAACTGCTGGCCGCCGACCTCGACTACTGCGTCATCGCTGTCCCGACGGCCTTTCACCACGGCATCGCCCTGCAGTTGGCGGCGCGCGGGGTCGCGGCGCTGATCGAGAAACCGCTGGCCGCCACCAGCGCAGAGGCCGCTGAGATCGTGGCCGCGTTCGGGGACGCCGGCGTCGTCGGTGGCGTCGGCCACATCGAGCGCTACAACCCGGCACTCCAGCAGGCGCGGGCCCGACTCGAGTCGGGCGACCTCGGCGAGGTGTTCCAGGTGAGCACTCGCCGCACGGGCCCGTTCCCCGCCCGCATCGCCGACGTCGGGGTCGTCAAGGACCTGGGCACCCACGACATCGACCTCACGGCGTGGGTCACCCAGCAACCGTTCGCGAACGTGTCCGCCCGCACCGCACACCGTTCCGGACGACCGCACGAGGACCTGGTCGCGATCACCGGCCAACTGGCCGACGGCACTGTGACCAATCACCTGGTGAACTGGCTGTCACCGTTGAAGGAACGGGTCACCACGATCACCGGCGAGCGCGGGGCGTTCGTCGCCGACACGATTTCGGCCGATCTGACTTTCTACGCCAATGGTCTCGTTCCCACGACTCAGTGGGCCCAGATCGCCGGCTTCCGCGGTGTCACCGAAGGCGACGTGATCCGCTACTCGTTCCCGAAACCGGAACCCTTGCGAACCGAGCACGAGGCGTTCCGCGATGCCGTACTCGGACTCCGAGAGACGACTGTCAGTCTCGCCGAGGGTGCCCGCACCCTGGCGGTCGCCGAGGCCGTCCTCGCGGCAGCCGCCACGGGCGAGACCCAGCAGCTGGTGCCGGGGGAACTCAGCCGATCTTGA
- a CDS encoding nucleotide sugar dehydrogenase produces the protein MRIAVVALGKIGLPLAVQFARSGHTVIGADVDADTVAMVNAGQVPFPGEAHLAEYLAQVVSSGLLSATTDTTEAVRGSNAVVLVVPLFVDDNGVPDFAWMDNATQAVGRGLQPGTLVSYETTLPVGTTRNRFGPMLAEESGLTPGADFDLVFSPERVFTGRVFADLRRYPKLVGGINATSTQEGLSFYSQVLQFDDRNDLPYPNGVWDLGSAEAAELAKLAETTYRDVNIALANQFARFADKHAIDIDRVIDACNSQPFSHIHRPGIAVGGHCIPVYPRLYLWNDPEATVVRAARAANAEMPQYAVGMLAQLHGDLTDQTVVVLGASYRGKVKETAFSGVFATVAALADAGAVPKVQDPMFSDDELRTLGFEPYHLGDPADAAIVQADHPEYRDLGVEQLPVRTIVDGRRVLNPMSFPGVPMTVIGGGGS, from the coding sequence ATGCGTATCGCAGTCGTCGCCCTGGGCAAGATCGGTCTTCCGCTGGCGGTGCAGTTCGCGCGGAGCGGCCACACCGTGATCGGGGCTGACGTCGACGCTGACACCGTGGCAATGGTCAACGCGGGTCAGGTGCCCTTCCCCGGCGAGGCTCATCTCGCCGAGTACCTCGCCCAGGTGGTGTCGAGCGGGTTGCTGTCCGCCACTACCGACACGACCGAGGCGGTGCGTGGCAGCAATGCGGTTGTCCTGGTGGTGCCCCTGTTCGTGGATGACAACGGGGTCCCCGATTTCGCCTGGATGGACAACGCCACCCAAGCGGTGGGCCGGGGGCTGCAGCCAGGCACCCTGGTCTCGTACGAGACGACCTTGCCGGTGGGCACCACCCGCAACCGGTTCGGTCCCATGCTGGCCGAGGAGTCGGGCCTGACGCCGGGTGCCGACTTCGATCTGGTCTTCTCGCCGGAAAGAGTGTTCACAGGTCGCGTGTTCGCGGATCTGCGCAGGTACCCCAAGCTCGTCGGGGGCATCAACGCGACGAGCACCCAGGAGGGCCTCAGCTTCTACTCCCAGGTCCTGCAGTTCGACGACAGGAACGACCTGCCGTACCCCAATGGTGTGTGGGACCTGGGATCGGCCGAAGCCGCAGAACTCGCCAAGCTCGCCGAGACCACCTACCGCGATGTCAACATCGCCTTGGCGAACCAGTTCGCCCGCTTCGCCGACAAGCACGCCATCGACATCGACCGCGTGATCGACGCCTGCAACTCGCAGCCGTTCAGCCACATCCACCGACCGGGCATCGCCGTGGGTGGCCACTGCATCCCGGTGTATCCACGGCTGTACTTGTGGAACGATCCCGAGGCCACCGTGGTCCGGGCCGCGCGCGCCGCCAATGCCGAGATGCCGCAGTACGCAGTCGGGATGCTGGCCCAACTGCATGGTGATCTGACTGACCAAACCGTGGTGGTGCTGGGTGCGAGTTACCGGGGCAAGGTCAAGGAGACTGCTTTCTCCGGGGTCTTCGCGACCGTCGCAGCCCTGGCCGACGCCGGTGCGGTCCCCAAGGTGCAGGACCCGATGTTCTCCGACGATGAGCTGCGGACATTGGGGTTCGAGCCCTACCACCTGGGCGACCCGGCCGACGCTGCGATCGTTCAGGCCGACCACCCGGAGTACCGGGACCTTGGGGTCGAGCAGTTGCCGGTTCGGACCATCGTCGACGGGCGACGCGTGCTGAATCCGATGTCGTTCCCCGGTGTGCCGATGACGGTGATCGGCGGCGGAGGCTCCTGA
- a CDS encoding DegT/DnrJ/EryC1/StrS family aminotransferase yields MIPAAHPIIGDDERAAVDAVLRSGMIAQGPQVAAFEEEFSALVQGRECVAVNSGTSALHLALLAMEIGPGDEVIVPSFTFAATANAVAVTGATPVFIDIDPDTFCMDPELIAPAITARTRAIMPVHLYGHPAAMAQIMDIAADHELLVLEDAAQAHAATLEGRPVGAWGDAAAFSFYPTKNMTSGEGGMVVTGDPELARMVRLLRNQGMERRYHNEVAGLNNRMTDIHAAIGRVQLDKLPEWTRQRQANAKALDTGLTGVRTPHVAAGADHVYHQYTIRVSGDRDRFVAALAERGVGSGVYYPVPVHRLPTFALDLDLPQTASAAAEVISLPVHPSLTPDELEAVITAVNAVAAEVS; encoded by the coding sequence ATGATCCCTGCCGCCCACCCCATCATCGGTGATGACGAACGCGCCGCGGTCGACGCCGTTCTGCGGTCCGGGATGATCGCGCAGGGCCCTCAGGTCGCCGCCTTCGAGGAGGAGTTCTCCGCGCTGGTGCAAGGTCGTGAATGTGTCGCGGTGAACTCCGGGACCTCGGCCCTGCACCTGGCTTTGTTGGCGATGGAGATCGGCCCGGGTGACGAGGTCATCGTGCCGAGCTTCACCTTCGCGGCCACCGCCAACGCGGTTGCGGTGACCGGGGCAACGCCGGTCTTCATCGATATCGACCCCGACACGTTCTGCATGGATCCCGAACTCATCGCACCCGCGATCACCGCCCGTACCCGGGCGATCATGCCTGTGCACCTCTACGGACATCCGGCGGCGATGGCCCAGATCATGGATATCGCCGCGGACCACGAACTGCTTGTCCTCGAAGATGCTGCCCAAGCCCACGCCGCCACGTTGGAGGGTCGCCCGGTCGGGGCTTGGGGCGACGCGGCCGCTTTCTCCTTCTACCCGACGAAGAACATGACGTCGGGTGAAGGCGGGATGGTTGTCACCGGCGATCCTGAACTTGCCCGCATGGTCAGACTCCTGCGCAATCAGGGCATGGAACGGCGCTACCACAACGAGGTGGCGGGGCTGAACAACCGCATGACCGACATCCACGCGGCCATCGGTCGGGTGCAACTCGACAAACTGCCCGAGTGGACTCGCCAGCGTCAGGCAAATGCCAAGGCACTGGACACCGGGCTCACCGGGGTGCGCACTCCGCACGTCGCTGCGGGAGCAGACCACGTCTATCACCAGTACACGATCCGGGTGTCCGGCGACCGCGACCGGTTCGTCGCCGCCCTGGCCGAGAGGGGTGTCGGGTCGGGCGTTTACTACCCGGTCCCGGTTCATCGCCTCCCGACGTTCGCCCTGGATCTTGACCTGCCCCAGACGGCCTCGGCAGCAGCGGAGGTCATCTCACTGCCTGTCCACCCCTCGCTCACGCCAGACGAACTGGAAGCCGTCATTACCGCTGTCAACGCTGTGGCAGCCGAGGTCTCCTGA
- a CDS encoding acyltransferase, whose protein sequence is MNAVVEPSADVSPEALLGEGTRVWHLAQVREGARLGVNCIVGRGAYVGTGVQLGDNCKIQNYALVYEPAVLGAGVFIGPAAVLTNDQYPRAVNPDGSLKSASEWEAVGVTIGDGAAIGARAVCVAPVRIGRWALVAAGSVVIRDVPDFGIVAGVPAKRVGWAGPAGRPLDEVGDGVWRCPVTGVEYVQSGESLTEKA, encoded by the coding sequence ATGAACGCAGTTGTGGAACCGTCCGCTGATGTCTCGCCCGAGGCGCTGCTGGGAGAGGGGACCCGGGTGTGGCACCTGGCGCAGGTGCGCGAGGGCGCGCGGTTGGGCGTGAACTGCATCGTCGGCCGGGGCGCCTACGTCGGCACTGGGGTCCAACTCGGTGACAACTGCAAGATTCAGAACTACGCCTTGGTCTACGAACCGGCGGTGCTGGGCGCGGGTGTCTTCATCGGACCCGCGGCCGTGCTGACCAATGATCAGTACCCCCGGGCGGTCAACCCCGACGGAAGCCTCAAGTCGGCCAGCGAATGGGAGGCGGTCGGGGTCACCATCGGCGACGGCGCGGCCATCGGAGCGCGCGCGGTGTGTGTGGCTCCCGTGCGGATCGGCCGGTGGGCGCTGGTCGCGGCCGGCTCCGTCGTGATCCGCGATGTGCCGGACTTCGGCATCGTCGCAGGGGTGCCGGCCAAGCGGGTGGGCTGGGCCGGTCCCGCGGGACGACCTCTGGACGAGGTGGGGGACGGGGTGTGGCGCTGCCCGGTGACTGGGGTTGAATACGTGCAGAGTGGGGAAAGCCTGACCGAGAAGGCCTGA
- the wecB gene encoding UDP-N-acetylglucosamine 2-epimerase (non-hydrolyzing), protein MLVTSVVGARPQFVKLAPVSEAFAAAGIDHRIIHTGQHYDERMSQAFFTDLVIPPPDHNLEVGSAEHGVQTGQMMIGLEPLLMAERPDWVLAYGDTNSTLAAAVVAVKLHLPLAHLEAGLRSFNRRMPEEHNRVLTDHAADLLLAPTRLAMDHLAGEGLAQRSRLVGDVMADVCLRVAQQVGPPALPDGIDPDRPYLVATVHRPDNTDDPTRLTRIIAALRAQPVPVVLTAHPRLVAKCAASGIALTGGALHPVAPFGYPDMVAAVRGATSVVTDSGGLQKEAYLLGTPCTTLRAETEWEETVSAGWNRLDPDLSDAR, encoded by the coding sequence ATGCTGGTCACCAGCGTCGTAGGGGCGCGCCCGCAGTTCGTGAAACTCGCTCCCGTGTCCGAGGCGTTCGCCGCCGCGGGAATCGATCATCGGATCATCCACACGGGACAGCACTACGACGAGCGGATGTCGCAGGCGTTCTTCACCGATCTCGTCATCCCGCCCCCAGATCACAACCTCGAGGTCGGATCAGCGGAGCACGGCGTCCAGACCGGTCAGATGATGATCGGCCTCGAGCCGCTCCTGATGGCCGAACGACCCGACTGGGTCCTCGCGTACGGCGACACCAACTCCACCCTTGCCGCCGCCGTCGTCGCGGTGAAACTGCATCTGCCGCTGGCGCACCTCGAGGCCGGGTTGCGCTCGTTCAACCGCCGCATGCCCGAGGAACACAACAGGGTGCTGACCGACCACGCCGCCGATCTGCTCCTGGCGCCGACCCGCCTGGCCATGGATCACCTCGCGGGCGAGGGCCTCGCACAACGCAGCCGACTGGTGGGCGACGTCATGGCCGACGTGTGCCTGCGGGTCGCCCAGCAAGTAGGTCCGCCGGCTTTGCCCGACGGCATCGACCCCGACCGTCCGTACCTGGTTGCCACAGTGCACCGACCCGACAACACCGACGACCCCACGCGCCTGACCCGCATCATCGCGGCACTACGGGCCCAGCCCGTACCAGTCGTCCTGACTGCTCACCCGCGACTCGTCGCCAAATGCGCGGCCTCCGGGATCGCCCTGACCGGTGGCGCGCTGCACCCGGTCGCGCCCTTCGGCTACCCGGACATGGTGGCCGCAGTGCGAGGAGCTACCAGCGTGGTCACCGACAGCGGTGGCCTGCAGAAGGAGGCCTACCTGTTGGGGACTCCGTGCACCACTCTGCGGGCGGAGACCGAATGGGAGGAGACCGTGTCGGCGGGCTGGAACCGGCTCGACCCGGACCTGTCAGACGCTCGCTGA
- a CDS encoding glycosyltransferase, producing MIVLLSRDPDIDVDPSLALLGPIQVSRAPAQPRPSDGRPRSWIWADKALADLTATVESGDVTAVVCADEGSQPFAWCVAERFPALPVIAGQETAMRILQTLSERGLPATTANVRSLLDRDRLPWPDAPHYFVDPAVRPPLVVSLVNNTVDVDSRVQKVARSLSQVGYDSVLVGRSPRNEPHGDYLIQESVVVLRPAVATHRLDRQRETPPPSAVSGLLGAPHRQSPGRIARRLDAYRERLSDRDRQEFLSGSPSSRSLRRRARRIQEGEESARSAFPAVSDYADAFTPIVVQLRPDIIHVHDPTLIPTAIEARRVLNRAGHRTKIVFDAHEWTLGIKRDHALQVAALARLESEHMSDMDAVITVSDPIADRMVEHFHLADRPAVVTNSPVATDKTATSDVRSDCGLPPQTPLLVYTGTILQTRGVDLALKALVQLPDTHLALISRRSKTTKEILESARELGIADRVHRLDYVPADVVPAYLKTADIGIIPFRPHGNSDLGIPTKFREYILAGLPIVATDIGLSGAEVKRTGIGEVCAPNAPDEMVRAVRTVLADPSRYRARITEDMRRANSWQSQESVLAALYERVTPKPPVPIEAPTGVLIGGVNSAGQGYAWARALRARGVDAKSLELRLPENPFEYPADVVIARRSAETLQRQVQLMFRELLSAQSIILESGRVIAAPEPGTPPARRRGFREAQALADSGRNVGLIFHGSELRRPDLHARTHRWSPFPDPGFAEVTNELRTRARVIHEQLASWEGPVMVSTPDLVGQNPAARWVPVVIDVDRFAAPERRPPHGVPVVLHLPSKSMLKGSRYIDPVLQELADAGVIRYRRLTNVPHHRVPELLRESDIFVDQLGMGIMGVAAVEAMASGIPVVTDPGPEALVAYGEDVPLVSADPTTIAQAITDLAADPETWQQLSAAGPEFARRHHDGRRSARSIIDAMGLSGPGTD from the coding sequence GTGATCGTCCTGCTGTCTCGTGACCCAGACATCGACGTCGACCCGAGTTTGGCACTGCTGGGGCCTATCCAGGTGTCTCGCGCCCCCGCCCAGCCGCGCCCCAGCGACGGTCGGCCGCGCAGTTGGATCTGGGCCGACAAGGCGCTGGCCGATCTCACCGCGACCGTGGAGTCCGGTGACGTGACCGCTGTGGTCTGCGCCGACGAGGGATCGCAACCCTTCGCCTGGTGCGTGGCCGAACGGTTTCCCGCCCTGCCTGTCATCGCGGGCCAGGAAACCGCGATGCGAATCCTCCAGACCCTGTCTGAGCGAGGCCTGCCCGCCACCACCGCAAATGTGCGGAGTCTCCTCGACCGTGACCGACTCCCTTGGCCGGACGCTCCCCACTACTTCGTCGATCCAGCGGTGCGACCGCCCTTGGTCGTGTCGTTGGTCAACAACACCGTCGACGTCGACTCCCGGGTCCAAAAAGTCGCGCGCTCACTGTCCCAAGTGGGGTACGACTCGGTCCTCGTCGGCCGCAGCCCGAGAAACGAGCCGCACGGCGACTACCTCATCCAAGAGTCCGTCGTCGTGTTGCGTCCGGCCGTGGCCACGCATCGGCTCGACCGCCAACGCGAGACCCCACCGCCCAGCGCCGTGTCCGGCCTCTTGGGTGCCCCCCACCGACAGTCGCCCGGTCGGATCGCACGCCGCCTCGATGCCTACCGGGAACGGCTGAGCGACCGGGACCGGCAGGAGTTCCTCAGTGGCTCCCCCAGCAGCCGATCCCTGCGCCGCCGGGCACGCCGAATCCAGGAAGGCGAGGAGTCCGCGCGTTCCGCGTTTCCGGCCGTCAGCGACTACGCAGATGCCTTCACACCCATCGTGGTGCAGTTGCGCCCGGACATCATCCACGTTCACGACCCGACTCTGATCCCCACTGCGATTGAGGCCCGGCGGGTGCTCAACAGAGCTGGTCATCGGACGAAGATCGTCTTCGACGCCCACGAATGGACGTTGGGCATCAAACGCGACCATGCCCTGCAGGTCGCAGCCCTGGCTCGCTTGGAGTCCGAGCACATGAGCGACATGGATGCCGTCATCACGGTCTCCGACCCGATCGCCGACCGAATGGTCGAGCACTTCCATCTCGCCGACCGCCCTGCCGTGGTCACCAACTCCCCGGTCGCGACAGACAAGACAGCCACGTCGGACGTTCGCAGCGACTGTGGTCTGCCACCGCAGACCCCACTGCTGGTCTATACGGGCACCATCCTGCAGACGCGAGGGGTGGACCTCGCGCTCAAGGCGCTCGTCCAACTGCCGGACACCCACCTGGCCCTCATCAGTCGGCGCAGCAAGACCACCAAGGAGATTCTCGAGTCAGCTCGCGAGCTGGGCATCGCAGATCGGGTCCATCGCCTCGACTACGTTCCGGCAGACGTCGTGCCGGCCTATCTGAAGACAGCCGACATCGGGATCATCCCTTTCCGACCCCACGGCAACTCGGATCTGGGGATCCCCACCAAATTCCGCGAGTACATCCTGGCCGGGCTGCCGATCGTCGCCACCGATATCGGACTGTCCGGCGCCGAGGTCAAGCGAACCGGCATTGGTGAGGTGTGTGCCCCGAACGCCCCCGACGAGATGGTCCGAGCAGTCCGCACCGTGTTGGCCGACCCGTCGCGCTACCGCGCCCGAATCACCGAGGACATGCGCCGTGCCAACTCCTGGCAGAGCCAGGAGAGCGTCCTGGCGGCGCTGTACGAGCGGGTGACACCGAAGCCTCCGGTCCCGATCGAGGCACCGACCGGTGTGCTGATCGGGGGCGTGAACTCCGCCGGACAGGGGTACGCCTGGGCGCGGGCGCTGCGAGCACGCGGGGTGGACGCCAAGTCGCTGGAACTGCGGTTGCCGGAGAACCCCTTCGAGTATCCCGCCGACGTCGTCATCGCGCGGCGCTCGGCCGAGACCCTGCAGCGCCAGGTCCAGCTCATGTTCCGCGAACTGCTGTCCGCGCAGTCCATCATCTTGGAATCAGGGCGGGTCATCGCCGCACCCGAGCCCGGCACTCCTCCCGCCCGGCGCCGGGGATTTCGCGAAGCCCAGGCACTGGCAGACTCCGGGCGCAACGTCGGGCTGATCTTCCACGGGTCGGAACTGCGCCGTCCCGACCTGCACGCTCGGACTCACCGTTGGTCACCGTTTCCCGACCCCGGCTTCGCCGAGGTGACCAACGAGTTGCGTACGCGTGCCAGGGTCATCCACGAACAGTTGGCGTCGTGGGAGGGTCCCGTCATGGTGAGCACCCCCGACCTCGTCGGCCAGAACCCGGCCGCCCGATGGGTTCCCGTGGTCATCGACGTCGACCGTTTCGCTGCCCCCGAACGGCGCCCACCCCACGGTGTCCCGGTGGTGCTGCACCTGCCGTCCAAGTCCATGCTGAAGGGCTCGCGGTACATCGACCCCGTGCTGCAGGAGTTGGCCGACGCCGGCGTGATCAGGTACCGGCGGCTGACGAATGTGCCCCATCACCGGGTGCCGGAACTCCTGCGTGAATCCGACATCTTCGTCGACCAGTTGGGAATGGGGATCATGGGGGTCGCCGCCGTCGAAGCCATGGCCAGCGGGATTCCGGTCGTCACGGATCCGGGACCCGAGGCGCTGGTCGCCTACGGCGAAGATGTGCCCCTGGTCTCGGCGGATCCGACCACGATCGCGCAAGCGATCACCGACCTCGCGGCCGATCCCGAGACCTGGCAGCAACTGTCGGCGGCGGGACCGGAGTTCGCGCGCCGACACCACGACGGCCGCCGATCCGCGCGGTCCATCATCGATGCGATGGGCCTCAGCGGCCCGGGAACGGACTGA